The following coding sequences lie in one Stenotrophomonas rhizophila genomic window:
- a CDS encoding amidohydrolase, with protein MHKLLSVGVGLALFSIGLSPAPAASRFVQDPYPSTYAPIASAPVLIHNATVLTGTGTRLDNADVLLQDGRIRAVGSALAAPANAVRIDAAGKWVTPGIIDVHSHLGVYPSPGVSAHSDGNEMTAPVTANVWAEHSVWPQDPGFAAALAGGVTAMQVLPGSANLVGGRGVTLKNVPATTYQAMKFPGAPWGLKMACGENPKRVYGGGKGVAPGTRMGNVAGYRAAFIDASEYIAKNAPKKQQKKRWFSGSDKGDSAGDTGGKRDLKLDTLAGAIQGDIRVHIHCYRADEMATMLDLSKEFGFKIAAFHHAVEAYKLSDRLAAEGVCGALWADWWGFKMEAFDGIQDNIALVDRPANSCAIVHSDSPEGIQRLNQEAAKVIANARRAGIEIAPERAMMWLSYNAARSLGVEKQTGSLEAGKMGDVVVWNGSPFSSYAQAEQVFIDGHQVYDRRDARRQPLSDFMLGQEVGR; from the coding sequence ATGCACAAGTTGTTGAGCGTCGGCGTCGGCCTGGCGTTGTTTTCGATCGGCCTCTCGCCTGCGCCCGCCGCCTCGCGCTTCGTGCAGGACCCCTACCCCAGCACCTATGCGCCGATCGCCTCGGCACCGGTGCTGATCCACAACGCCACCGTGCTGACTGGCACCGGCACGCGCCTGGACAACGCCGACGTGCTGCTGCAGGACGGCCGCATCCGCGCGGTGGGCAGCGCGCTGGCGGCACCGGCCAACGCGGTCCGGATCGATGCGGCCGGGAAGTGGGTCACCCCCGGCATCATCGACGTGCATTCGCACCTGGGCGTCTACCCCAGTCCTGGGGTAAGCGCGCACAGCGACGGCAACGAGATGACCGCGCCGGTCACCGCCAACGTGTGGGCCGAGCATTCGGTGTGGCCGCAGGACCCAGGCTTTGCCGCCGCGCTGGCCGGGGGCGTGACCGCGATGCAGGTGCTGCCCGGGTCGGCCAACCTGGTGGGCGGGCGCGGGGTCACGCTGAAGAATGTGCCGGCCACCACCTACCAGGCCATGAAATTCCCGGGTGCGCCATGGGGCCTGAAAATGGCCTGCGGCGAGAACCCCAAGCGCGTGTACGGCGGCGGCAAGGGCGTGGCCCCGGGCACCCGCATGGGCAACGTGGCCGGGTACCGCGCGGCCTTCATCGATGCCAGCGAGTACATCGCCAAGAACGCGCCGAAGAAACAACAGAAGAAGCGCTGGTTCAGCGGCAGCGACAAGGGCGACAGCGCCGGCGATACCGGCGGCAAGCGCGACCTCAAGCTGGATACGCTGGCCGGTGCGATCCAAGGCGACATCCGCGTGCACATCCACTGCTACCGCGCCGATGAAATGGCCACCATGCTCGACCTGTCCAAGGAATTCGGCTTCAAGATCGCCGCCTTCCACCACGCGGTGGAGGCCTACAAGCTGTCCGACCGGCTCGCCGCCGAAGGCGTGTGCGGCGCGCTGTGGGCCGACTGGTGGGGCTTCAAGATGGAAGCGTTCGACGGCATCCAGGACAACATCGCGCTGGTCGACCGACCGGCCAACAGCTGCGCGATCGTGCACTCCGATTCCCCCGAGGGCATCCAGCGGCTCAACCAGGAAGCGGCCAAGGTGATCGCCAACGCGCGCCGGGCCGGGATCGAGATCGCCCCGGAGCGCGCGATGATGTGGCTGAGCTACAACGCGGCGCGCTCGCTGGGCGTGGAGAAACAGACCGGCAGCCTGGAGGCGGGCAAGATGGGCGATGTGGTGGTGTGGAACGGCAGCCCCTTCAGCTCCTACGCGCAGGCCGAACAGGTGTTCATCGACGGGCACCAGGTGTACGACCGTCGCGATGCGCGGCGGCAGCCGCTGTCGGACTTCATGCTGGGCCAGGAGGTGGGTCGATGA